caaatggaaggctatgttatcagcatgcgtattaaagttaaatcaaatttgtatgtgcactagatcaaaagatctaacatgtgtagaaaaagaacatctttttaccgttatctccgaatttgacaatgaaattaattgaaattttgtacattatttatagtttatttaattacctatctacagtacaaatttcattcatctatctattagaacaaaaaagttataacaagttgaatgttagtgtcgcgttttcgtttcatcttgtttctaATCGGAAAAATTGTgaatatttccatttttttttttggctttccCCATATTCCTAACCATTGAAGAATgaaattcaagttaaaaaaataatgaaatttcaggaacttttcagttgggagttttttttttcagaatatgcctaattatgacgattacaactcaacttcaactttttgaatcgttatacctaagaaacggtgggtctttggaaaaaaagtgtcataacactttttatatataataatctggtctacaatttatgcattgaaaattttttgataagacttaccgttttacTGAAAATCAAgaagtttttgtgacctttcaccccaagtcaatttttttccaggtctcggatcgatgaggacttttcaGATTAAATTTATGATAGTGTTCCCACCAATCCTGctaattttcagcttgctgggaatttatgtaacctcacccccttattttagtctaatttgactgGACTATTTATTCTTTGATGATATATAggtacaatttaaattttcaaaaaacggcaACATCAAATTTAGAATCACAAATAAACATTAGTTTAGATGGGTGCAAACACGAACAGACGCTCGgagtacatacaaaaaaaaaccacttttttaaacttctcCATTTttgtaatgttggttttgattaaaaccccaaatttttttttgacacgaaatcAAATTAATACTTGCCTTATAAAATAAGTAAGTTTTACAGAAAGAAAACCGAAATCTTACTTCTTATAATAAATGAATGTATAAGATCTAAAAGAAGCTCGCCActtgatatacatatgtacattagggtgtccgttattttccaaagtgatgttttcgggggagacaacccccagatcgaaagtttaggacctaaataaggggaatgtagcaaaaaaaattttttagaggtCATTAACCAGTGTCTCTAGattcatactttccccatacaaatttgtatgggaaatttttaacttttacataaaagtttttttctctcgagttaaatcatctattttcaaaatgtttgttgattctggttagaaaatagttcctttaaaagatcacattcactttgggaaataacggacacacTAATGTACATTGTatttgataaatactgaaatttggtgttttaaaatttaatttggggaaaaactggtcatttttttaatggaatttttcaattaaatttcaaataataacggTGGCATGGCATCATTCgatcgaaatttattttatatcaactatcaattgatagttgactaTCATAATACGGGTGTTTATGTATTGTAGTAATATTATAAGTAAAAAACCTtagaactaaatttaaaaatttatcaatATACCGTGGGGTAAAATCGACTAACGCGATAATCGATAGTTGATAGCCAAAAAACGATAATTTTTAACGGTAACATTTCGACAACGGGAGctgattcatttttattttacctcggattcgagttcagcacaccgaaaacctttagaaaactatatttttgttCCAGCAACAAAGCCCTTGTAAACTAGTtttaccgaaaaaaataaataaataaattaactacatagttccaaaaaaaaaaatctcttcctCAACaaacatacaattcaattcgaTTCTTATTTTGTTAAAACGAAATAACATTAACTGATTGTAGTTCAAATACATATTGTATGTGCACATTTTCTATATTTTCcattgttttattcaaaatgtgCTTCCAAAGatgtcaaaacaatttttttatttcttaagcgTTATAAATTCCAGTATTGATAAATATCCAACTCAAATAAGAAGTTACTCGTGTAAACACAGATGGCCATCCAACTTCACATCCATACTTAACACCAAATGATGTTAATCCAATTATTGTGTTACTATTATCAGCCAATACTAATGGACCACCAGAATCACCATTGCAAGTGGATTTATGTCCCGCGGTGTTAATACAAATATTCGTATCCCTGACTGATCCTCCAAAGTAGGTTAAACAATCTGAGTTGTCCATTATTGGAACTTGAACCCATTGAAGCTTATCAGTTGAACTTGTGGCAGCTGgtatatgtacaaaaaaatattgtcaatattaacaaactaacaaaaggtttttttttttacatacaatCACCGGTTCGTCCCCAACCTGAAGCAATGGCATTTACTCCAGAATAGCTTGAAAAAAATACACTGAATTTTGGCAACTGAGCGGGTTGAATGTATTCTGGAAGAAATTTACTAATATGATGCCAGTTTCTTTATGATAAATATGTATACCATTGAATTCTATGGGTTTAGGCaatttaatcaatgaaatatcaTTTTGAACCGAAACTGGATTCCAATGCTCATGGATAATTATATCCTTTTTAGTAACGCGAATAACTTGTTGTCCCTGTTCCTTACGATTGGTACGATCAAAAGCTCCAAGGTAAACGTCAGCAGAGTCAATTCTTAAAGTTATTGATTGTTAAGTacaaatttttatgtttttttaaatgtttcttaCGAATCAGTACAATGAGCA
This DNA window, taken from Episyrphus balteatus chromosome 2, idEpiBalt1.1, whole genome shotgun sequence, encodes the following:
- the LOC129910576 gene encoding brachyurin-like; translated protein: MKLLVLALCVASVAATIDWDTIVPEDGDDQKSLNLPEEPKEEGRIANGNLAQPKQFPYQVGLMVHLQKKNALCGGTLISNQWVLTAAHCTDSIDSADVYLGAFDRTNRKEQGQQVIRVTKKDIIIHEHWNPVSVQNDISLIKLPKPIEFNEYIQPAQLPKFSVFFSSYSGVNAIASGWGRTGDSATSSTDKLQWVQVPIMDNSDCLTYFGGSVRDTNICINTAGHKSTCNGDSGGPLVLADNSNTIIGLTSFGVKYGCEVGWPSVFTRVTSYLSWIFINTGIYNA